Below is a window of Plasmodium brasilianum strain Bolivian I chromosome 14, whole genome shotgun sequence DNA.
ccatatacaAATCGATTACAAAATCATCATTTGGTTTTATTCCCTCTGAAATTAGTTCATTGTCTATTGCTTCTTTCTCCTCTTCAACATATAAATCACTTGTGCTagtattccttttttcctcttgttgatttattttcaaatCTATCAACACCTTCAACGTTTCAATGTAGTTTTCAAAAAGAATTGAAAAGTCATTAACTGTGTAACATTCTGATATCCCCTCTTCATATGAATCCATAGCCTTATTCCATCTACCCTCGTACACATAATTATTTGCTAATAGAATGAAAATAGATGTaacattttcataatttttaaaaatatttatattttttttcaaaatttccATAACgtcattatttaaaacttTAGCTGAactaattaaattaaatatttctttatataaatcatattttgatttatttccTAAATCTAACGTCTCCTCTTCACaattaagtatataaaaaaaagtacctATTGCatgtttatacattttatattttacataatgatcaaataaaaatatgacttGTTCAGGataaattgttatatatcttttaatatattcataattaattaacttattgtttattttctcATTATATTCTAATTGATAAAACCATAAATCTTCATgttgatttaaaaaaacattctGTAAAGAGCGATTGAATACTTCTCTTATCTTTTGAACTTTcctttgaatatataaaaattgaatgtacataatatagaTGGACTTAAAatggtacatatataatagacACTTTTCAAAAATCGCATTCACTTGTTCATATTCTCTTCTGTTATCGTAATAGACATCCTTTATCATCTCTATGCTATCTCTTATGTAGTTATACCACAGCTTGAAGCTGAACGGGAAGTACTTCAGAACAACTTGGTAAATTCTGCGCAAGTAGTACTCCTTCGTGCGCGCACTGCCATTGCTACTGTTATTTTCATCTTCATCGCTGCTCTGCTCTTTACCATACCCACGTGCTTTAACCTCACCCACATCATAATCCTGTTCTTCCTCCTCATAACCTAGCTTTTCCTGTTCGTGCTCCTCCTCATCATCCTCATTTCCAATATGTGAACACCCTAACTGGACAGTACTATCATAACACATGATGCCCTTTTTTAGACCCCCCTTTACGTTACTCTTTCTACCTCCATTTATTAACTCTGTCAAACAGTACTCCACGATATTGTTCTCTGTTTCCAACACGTTGagcttatctttttttaaatgtatatcgtacatatttaaaacatacaaattgttttccttctttatattcttttccttaaatttattaatatataaaaataagtattttGTAGACACTTTTTCTAAATTGCTCTTTATATCTATTTCAATACTTTTCAAATAATTCTCATTTTCTGTATTTTTGTAACTGTTTATAAACTTATTACTGTAATTCATCTCATCGACAAAATaatctttttcttcataaaaCGCTTCCTCCCTCGAGGTAACATTGTTCtcgttaaaaaataaatcatcaTAGTCGTACAACTCTCCGTACAGTTCCATTATGCTGCTATTACTTGTGTacattcacatatatatttatatatatgtataataccATGCACGTATAACGCTACATAAGCGTAataccatatatatacaatattatatatgtatattactatatatttgtaatatcatacatatgtataatattatatattattttgccCCATGTTGACATTCTTTTTATAGCCTTTTCAAAACGAGTACTTCATAGGGGCATGGCATCCACAGGATGATGCATAATATACGAGCAAGagttataaaaagtaaaaattaaattaagtaaaaattaaattaagttaaaataaaataaatatttggtataaataaaattaaataaacataaaatatattaaaaataaaagatccTATATTTTCTACTACTACGCCCGGTGTTACCTTTTACTCTTCTGAATATATAGaacttttattcttttcttgtTTTGCTCTCATTCGATTTTGTAACAAATTGTGagattgtaaaaatatttgtatgtacgCCCTATGTACATCGggtataaatatgcatacgCCACTGCTTTTCTGTATGCTACATTTGGAAAAGAGTTAACTGTTCATTctatctttttaatttttcaaatttcctccatatatagataaagtaacaagtaaaaaaaaaaaaagaaaaaagaagacgaagatgaaaaagtaaaaagttAAGTGAAAGGTAAGGAACGCTTAAAATTTTTGGGTTACCGTTTGCTCCTCGACCGTTTTAATACCAATTATACCTACTTATCTCTATTTTTcgtcctattttttttttttttttttgaataaagctccctttaaaatttatttttttcgatAGAGCAACAAAATGGTGCGGgtgtaaatatgtaaaagtaTTCAAAGTATTCAAAAAGCTATACATATAGtagtatttgtatatatatatatatattatatatatacgcataaatACATATCCGTTTAggtatttaaatttatatacacttaagtacaaatatgttcattcatatacgtacataaatacaGTGGAACtatgcacttttttttttatttatttattttttttttttaaaaagaggaagaaaaaaatttccgTGTTAATCttaagcaaaaaataataatgcgCATTTTCCCCTTTTATGTTACTATTCAAAGAAAAAGctgtatattaaaaatgtaaatatgcaCAAGTATAAATAAGCCTCAATttagcctttttttttttttttttttctttaagtTAAAAGATTTCGCGTTTAAGGTAAATTGAAAAGACTATTTTAAGTACATGGCATGTGCATTTATACAcggatatatgtatataataatatacgtatgcatgtgtaaatatttacatatacacctacacatatataacagTAAGGGGTAAAAAATTACTCATATATGcttacatatttgtatataacatatatacttggtaaaattataaagcATTTGCCAGTCAGGGTAGCCATATACCGTAGTGAGCATTTAGGGACGTATGTTTTTGCCTCTTCcgttttgaaaaatatatgcatacttacgtgcacatatatatgcatgtatgtatgggtaaacatatacgcatgtatgtatgggtaaacatatacgcatgtatgtatgggtaaacatatacgcatgtatgtatgggtaaacatatacgcatgtatgtatgggtaaacatatacgcatgtatgtatgggtaaacatatacgcatgtatgtatgggtaaacatatacgcatgtatgtatgggtaaacatatacgcatgtatgtatgggtaaacatatacgcatgtatgtatgggtaaacatgtacgcatgtatgtatgggtaaacacatacgcatatatatatgggtaaAACATATACGCATGTATACACATGGGTAAGTATGTGTACGAGTTTGATCTGGTCTATTTCCTTTGCGCAATAAACTAACAAACATGTCGGACGCCTTATACAATGATTACAAGAACAATTGCtatgaatatatgaagaCAGTATCGTATACTGAGAAGATAATAAAGGATAACAACTCAGATCAGAACAAGttactaaatatttatgaaaaagcAATAAATAGTGCCGAAAATATGTTTAAGCGAATGCAGCTTGAGGTAGAGACAAATACAATGATAACAAACAAATATGATGAACTGAATGATatacaaaaagaaattacggaatataaagtaaaattaaaaaaatttaaagaagaATTCTTCGAAagagataaaataaatatagaaatgaCAAACAATTATGATGACCGTATACTGTTACTAAGTGATGTAGACATATTAGAAAAAGGGGATGTGTATATCAATCAATCCAAAATTTTAATGAGCAATACAGAATATATTAGTAATGATgttatgaataatttaaataaaca
It encodes the following:
- a CDS encoding pre-mRNA-splicing factor SYF1, which encodes MELYGELYDYDDLFFNENNVTSREEAFYEEKDYFVDEMNYSNKFINSYKNTENENYLKSIEIDIKSNLEKVSTKYLFLYINKFKEKNIKKENNLYVLNMYDIHLKKDKLNVLETENNIVEYCLTELINGGRKSNVKGGLKKGIMCYDSTVQLGCSHIGNEDDEEEHEQEKLGYEEEEQDYDVGEVKARGYGKEQSSDEDENNSSNGSARTKEYYLRRIYQVVLKYFPFSFKLWYNYIRDSIEMIKDVYYDNRREYEQVNAIFEKCLLYMYHFKSIYIMYIQFLYIQRKVQKIREVFNRSLQNVFLNQHEDLWFYQLEYNEKINNKLINYEYIKRYITIYPEQVIFLFDHYVKYKMYKHAIGTFFYILNCEEETLDLGNKSKYDLYKEIFNLISSAKVLNNDVMEILKKNINIFKNYENVTSIFILLANNYVYEGRWNKAMDSYEEGISECYTVNDFSILFENYIETLKVLIDLKINQQEEKRNTSTSDLYVEEEKEAIDNELISEGIKPNDDFVIDLYMEKINYLLDVRKIFIADIKLKNNKNNVYIWLSKIDAVANDTDKVDLFNKCLIHFEHNEYIGRLSDVYISYAYYYYNRNKYDESVKVFHRAIKEKNFKNVNEMANIFCSWVELELLQANYKEALNVARLAIDIGRGKSFKGKAENGTTFNVHNTSRSGENDAISIYSRGLRDSTDGDVLAHTEFNLLNSTKLMCLILDMEINYGTVETSISMFDVLYHAKSITVKMVLSFANFLYTHKYFNECFKIYEKAISIFHYPYLYPIYANYINKYIERYKDKNISYVRELFKQAIYGIDNKTYIPKEFAKYIFFMYALFEENYGFLKNSLSIYKEAIPFLEEKDKATFYKMFIWKISKSYGVHKAREAFEEAIQTLKDDDAREICLLYIDMEYKLNEYERVRALYIYTAQFTNPLAYSKFYQDWREFEALHGNEHTFRDMIRIKRSVLSIFTSSHRGVKEIEKDENSNLNVIENTKRILQEMIENEERLQKKIKNG